One Rhododendron vialii isolate Sample 1 chromosome 2a, ASM3025357v1 genomic region harbors:
- the LOC131317468 gene encoding uncharacterized protein LOC131317468 has product MDSPNSLILLFSLVLAFNLLSHVDAARQLGMPTPVVVEDNHHLLNKEKEVVMIKAAARENINGTDHDEMKNLPTNLNIPFVPPLPDTSTIPLPQFPPFPFPPPIPQIPGIPPLPAYTIPVLPPFPPFYIPNIPFLNIPPPA; this is encoded by the coding sequence ATGGATTCACCAAACAGCTTAATTCTCCTGTTTAGCCTGGTTTTGGCTTTCAACCTCCTCTCCCATGTTGATGCTGCTCGCCAACTTGGAATGCCAACACCAGTAGTTGTGGAAGACAATCATCATCTattaaacaaagaaaaggaGGTGGTGATGATCAAGGCAGCTGCAAGGGAGAACATTAATGGTACTGATCATGATGAGATGAAGAACTTGCCAACTAATTTGAACATCCCATTTGTACCTCCACTGCCTGATACTAGTACTATTCCTCTCCCACAATTCCCTCCCTTTCCATTTCCACCCCCAATTCCTCAAATCCCTGGAATTCCTCCACTTCCTGCTTATACAATCCCTGTGCTCCCTCCTTTCCCTCCTTTCTACATTCCCAACATTCCTTTCCTCAATATTCCTCCTCCTGCATGA
- the LOC131312804 gene encoding vacuolar protein sorting-associated protein 2 homolog 2, with the protein MNIFKKKTSPKDALRTSKREMSVATRGIEREIASLQMEEKKLVAEIKKTAKTGNEAATRILARQLVRLRQQITNLQGSRAQIRGVATHTQALYASTSISTGMKGATTAMVAMNKQMAPAKQAKVIREFQKQSAQMDMTIEMMSESIDETLDKDEAEEETEELTNQVLDEIGVDIASQLSSAPKGRIASKKVEAVVPSPQSADVDDLEKRLASLRRI; encoded by the exons ATGAACATCTTCAAGAAGAAAACCTCACCCAAAG ATGCACTCCGTACAAGCAAAAGAGAAATGTCAGTTGCCACCAGAG GCATTGAGCGAGAGATTGCATCGCTACAGATGGAG GAGAAGAAATTAGTTGCAGAGATTAAGAAAACAGCTAAAACTGGAAATGAG GCTGCTACCAGAATCTTAGCTCGTCAACTAGTTCGACTTCGGCAGCAAATTACAAATTTACAGGGGAGTCGTGCCCAAATCAGAGGTGTCGCGACTCATACGCAG GCGTTGTATGCCAGCACTTCTATTTCTACTGGGATGAAAGGTGCAACTACAGCAATGGTTGCTATGAACAAG CAAATGGCCCCTGCAAAACAAGCGAAAGTAATTAGAGAATTCCAGAAGCAATCAGCACAAATGGACATGACG ATTGAGATGATGTCAGAATCAATTGATGAAACTTTGGACAAAGATGAGGCTGAAGAGGAAACAGAGGAGCTCACCAACCAG GTCCTTGATGAGATTGGTGTGGATATTGCATCACAG TTATCATCGGCACCAAAAGGCCGGATTGCATCAAAGAAAGTTGAAGCAGTTGTTCCTAG CCCGCAGTCTGCTGATGTTGACGATCTCGAAAAGAGGCTGGCCTCTCTTCGACGAATCTGA